The DNA sequence TTCACCCTCGACGACCTGGAGCGAGGCGTCGATCACGTCGTCGGTGAGGCGACGGCCGTTCGGGAAGCCGGCGTTGTCGCCGTCGAGGACACCGAGCCGCTTGGGTTCGGCGGTCGGCTTGATCGAGGTGTTCAGGCGCAGCATCTCCGAAGGCGTGACGTGCGGAGGCTGATTGAGGCCCTTCACGCCCTTGAGGAAGACGTCGACGAGGTCGTTGCGAGGCTCGTCGGGCGCCGGGATCTTGTAGATCGCCTCGATGAGCTTCGGCAGCTCCGGGTTGGTGACGTTCTTCAGGAACTGGGCGTCCTCCCACGGCGAGGACGCGTTGAACTTGTCCTTGTCCTTGATGGGGTTGACGACCTCGTTGACCAGCGGGCTGCCGAGGCGCGAGACCTGCTCGAAGTGGCCCTGCGCGTTCTTGCGCTGGGTCGTCGACCAGATGCCGACGATCGGCTGGTCCGCAGACTCGGCGATCATGTGCGTCGGGACCTGCAGGGCGATGGAGTTGACGTTGTAGCCCTTGAGCGTGTCGTTGCCGACCTCGGAGAGGTTCCCGCCGTACAGCAGGTCGAAGACGCGCAGGTCCAGGAAGAACGGGTCGTCGGCCTGCCCGGCGAACGAAGAGGCGTCGCCCGCGAGCTTGTGCACGGCCTGATCGCGCAGCTTGGTGTAGTCCGGCATCGACGCCTTGCCGACGTTCGAGGGCGCCACCGGCACGTCGTTGGCGACCTTCGTCTTCGAGACCAGGTGCTGGTCCTTCAGCTTCAGCAGCTCGACGTCGTACGTCTGCGTGATGTTGAGGTCGGGGTCGTCCAGACTCTCGACCGGACCCGTGTTGTACAGGAACGTCTTCTTGTTCTTGACGTGCGTCTTGAAGGTGAAGCGGTACAGCAGCTCGCCCTGCGCGTCACCGTTGTTGTCGATGTGGATGTCGTACTGGGCGTCCTCGGCGAACGTGAAGAAGTTCGGTCCGCCGGCGGGCTCCTCGAACGGTATCCAGTTCGCGACGATCGTCGTCGTGTCCGGCTTGTCCGGGCTGACGAACGCGTACACGTCCGTGTTGTCGTACTGCGGAGTCCCCGAGATGAGCGGGGCCTCGCGGTGGCTGGAGGCGGAGGCCGCCCCCGGTTCCAGCGCGGTCACGCCGGCGGCTGCGAGCCCCCCGGCGGCCAGCGCACCGCATACGAGGGTCGCGAGGCCCTTGCGTCCCGCACCGCTCCTGGAATTAGGTGTCATGCTGTCCGTCCTCAGTGCCAACTTGCCTGACGCACCGGGATTCGGAGCCGGGGGCGGGCCGGATTGGTCGATCTCGAAAACAAATTTCACGGCTGCGCGACCCGCGTTTTCGGTTCGTTGATCCGTAACCCCATCCGGAGGTGCGTTCGTTGCGAATACCTCGTGGGACAAGACGGCCGAGATGCGGTCTGGCTGGAGGGGGAGACGAGTTGGAGGCGGACGAGCTGCTGGTGCTCGTGGCGGGCGGGGACCAGAAGGCGTTCGAGGAGCTGTACGGGCTGGTCTCCGGACCGGTGTTCGGGCTCGTACGGCGCGTCGTGCGCGACCCCGCCCAGTCGGAGGAGGTGGCGCAGGAGGTGCTGCTCGAACTGTGGCGGTCCGCCGCCAAGTTCGACCCCGGCCGGGGCAGCGCACTGTCGTGGATCCTCACCCTCGCCCACCGCCGCGCCGTGGACCGGGTGCGCAGCGCCCGCGCGGCAGGCGAGCGCGAGCAGCGCGAGGCACTGCGCGCGAACCACCCCGCGTTCGACCATGTCGCCGAGGAGGTCGAGGCCGGCCTCGAACGCGAGTGGGTGCGGCGCTGCCTGGAGCGGCTCACAGCCCTGCAACGCCAGTCCGTCACCCTCGCCTACTACGACGGCTACACATACCGTGAAGTGGCCGAGCGGCTCTCCCTGCCGCTCGGCACGGTCAAGACCCGGATGCGCGACGGACTCACCCAGCTGCGCAAGTGCCTGGGAGGTGTCGCGTGAGTTTCGTCGACCGACTGCTCCGGCGCGAGGACCTGCACTCCCTCGCCGCCCCCTACGCCCTCGACGCCCTGGAACCCGGCGAGCGGTACCGCTTCGAGAAGCACCTGAGGAACTGCGCCGTCTGCGCCGCCGAGGTGCGCGCCCTGTCCGAGGACGCCGTGCGCCTCGCGTGGTCGACGGCCGCCGCACCGCCCGCCGCGATGCGCGACCGGGTCCTGGCCGCCGTACGGTCGACTCCGCAGGAGTCCGCCGGGCAGGCCGTCGGCCGGGAGCCGGCACACGCGCGTGCCACCCAGCTGCCGCCGCATGTGTGGGGGAACCAGCCGCCGCCGCGCACCCGTGCGACCAGGACGCGCCCTTTGCTGGCGCCGTTCGCCACCCTCACGGCCGCCGCAGCCCTCGTCGTCGCGTCCCTCTTCGCCGTCCAGGCGACCAGGACGCAGGACGAGCTGGACGCCCAGCGTGCGCACGCAAGTGAGATCGCTAACGTTCTGGCCGCGCCCGACGCCCGGGCGACCGCCGGCGAGGACGCTGAGGGGCGAACGATCGGAGTGGTCGCCTCCGCATCGGCGGGGAGCGCGATCGTCACTCTGAGCGGCTACGGCGATCTGCCGAGCGGCCGGGTGCACCAGCTCTGGGAGATGCGCCCCGATGTGCAACCGCGCTCCCTCGGGCTCTTCGACGGCGACACGCCCTTGCTGGCGTCCGGTCTCGACAAGTCGGCGACGTCACTGGCTGTGACCGTGGAGCCGGACGGAGGGTCCCCGCAACCCACCAGCCGGCCCGTTGTCCAACTCGCCCTGAAATCGGTCGGATTCGGAGAGTAATCAACGGCGAGTCGTCAACACCCTTACGGGGAAGGTGAATCCTGTGACCGCGATACACGAGTGCCCCGCCGGGGCGATAGGGTTAACCTGCCCGGGCCGGGTGGACTCGTACGGGTGGGGAGTGACATGGATCAGATAACAGTGCGCAGCAGGGCCAGGGTCCCTGCGATCACCTGCGGGAGCAGCGCGACCAGTTCGCGCCTCGACCGCCATCTCTCGGTGCTGGCGGGTCCCGCCGTGCCGCAGACGGAGGCGGCCGAAGCGACCTCGCTGATGCGTGAGCTGACCAGTCGTGACACCACGCACGCGCGCAGCGACCGGGGTGCGCGAGTCCGCCGCGTCTCGCTCTTCGCCCCGCTGCGTCGACTGCGTCGTTCGCTGTTCGGCGGACGCTGACTCACACCGGCGTTCCCCTGACGACCTCGCAAGGCCCGCGCTCGACAACCCGCTCCGACCCGGCGTCACGCCGCGCTGTCGTCGCCGTCATCCCCAACGGCACGCAGCGGCACCTCGGAGCGCTGCCTCGGCGCGGGCCCAAACCCTGAAATCCACCCACCCCGCTCCCCGGCCCACGTCCTTCGCGCGTAACACCTCGGTCACGTACGGACGTTGACGGGTCACCTTGCACGAGCCGACGACCGTGTCGGCGACCCACCGGGCCGCCGACACGGTCGTCGCGTCATTCGGTCGCCGGACGTCACCGCTTCCCGCGCGTGTACCGGCGTACCGCGAGCGGTGCGAACACCGCTATGAGCACCGCACACCAGGCCAGCGACCCGGCGACGGGATGGGCGACCGGCCAGGCGGCACCGTCCGGTACCGGCGCGTTGCCGAAGAGGTCCCGCAGGGCCATGGTCACCGCGCTGATCGGATTCCACTCGGCGAGGGTGCGCAGCCAGCCCGGCAGACCCTCGGTCGGAATGTACGCGTTGGACAGCAGCGGCAGGATGAAGGTCGCCCCGCCGAGCTGACCGGCAGCCTCCTCGTTCCGCGTGAGCAGCCCCAGGAAGATCCCGACCCACGTCGTCGCGAACCGGAACAGCAGCAACAGCCCCACGGCGCCGACCGCTGCCGGCGCGGACCCCTCGATCCGCCAGCCCACCGCGACCCCGACCAGCAGGAACGGCACCGCTCCGGCGGCCGTCACCAGCAGATCCGCCGCCGCCTGTCCCAGCGGCACGGCGGCCCGGCTCATCGGCAGCGTCCGGAAGCGGTCCATCACGCCGCGGTGGGTGTCCTGGGCGGCCTGGAACATGCCGGTCATGATCCCGTTCGCGGCGGTCGCCACCAGCAGCCCCGGCACCAGGAAGGAGCGGTACTCCTCGCCGGGCATCGCCAGCGCGCTGCCGAAGACGTAGCCGAAGAACAGCAGCATGGTGATCGGCATGGTCTGGGTCAGGACCAGCAGCCCCGGGTTGTTGCGGATCCGCCGCAGCTGCCGGCCCAGCATCGCGCCGCCGTCGTACGCCAGGGTGCTCATGCGGCACGCTCCTCTTCTCGGGCTTCCTGGGATTCCTGGGCTTCCGGGGATTCCTGGGTGAGTCGCAGGAACACGTCGTCGAGCGTCGGTGGTTCGATGCGGGCGTCGAGCAACGGCACACCCGCCGCGTCGAGTTCACGCACCAGGCGGGGGAGGGTGAGCGTGGCGTCCCGGGTGACCGCGCCGACGGCTCGCCGCTCGTGGTCGAACGACGGCTCGGCGCCCGTCAGTTGGTCCAGCACGGCCGCCGCCTTCACCATGACGTCCGGATCGGTGACGACGACCTCCACGTGCGCGCCGATGGCCGCCTTGAACTGGGCCGGTGAACCCGTGTGAGCGACCCGCCCCCTGCCCATCAGCGCGATCTCGTCGGCGAGTTGATCGGCCTCCTCCAGATACTGCGTGGTCAGCAGCACGGTCGTGCCGTCGGCGGTCAGCTCCCGCACGGCGTCCCAGATCCGGTTGCGGCTGGCAGGGTCGAGACCGGTCGTGGGCTCGTCCAGGAACAGCACGTCGGGGCGGCGCACGAGGCTCGCCGCCAGATCGAGGCGGCGGCGCATCCAGCCCGAGTACGTCGATGCCTGCCGGTCGGCCGCCTCGGTCAGCCCGAAGCGGTCCAGGAGCTCACCGGCCCGCTCGGCCGGTCCGCGCACCCGGTGCAGCCGGGCGAACAGCCGGAGGTTCTCGCGGCCGGTGAGGTCGCCGTCGACCGAGGCGTACTGGCCGGTGACGCCGATGCTGCGGCGGACGGCCGCCGGGTCCCGGAGCAGGTCGTGCCCGGCGACGCGGGCCGACCCGGCGTCGGGGCGCAGCAGCGTGGTGAGGAGCCGTATGGCCGTCGTCTTGCCCGCGCCGTTCGGGCCGAGGAGGCCGCAGACGGTGCCCTGCGCGACGGCCAGATCGAGTCCGCGCAGGGCGTGGACCTCGCCGAATCGCTTCTCCAGACCTTCACTAAGTACAGCGTACGTAGAAGTCATGGGTCGACCATAGCTCACTACGTACGCTGTACGTAACTAGGATGGAGGCCGAGGTGATGATCGATGGCGGGCAAGGCGGCCGAACCCCAAGTGATCTGGGCGCGTCCCGAGCGGACCGGGCGGGGCCCCAGGCCCGCGTTCACGCGGGCGGACATCGCGGCTGCGGCGGTGCGGATCGCCGACACCGGCGGGCTGGATGCCGTGTCCATGCGGCATGTCGCGGCCGAGCTGGGCTGCGGGACGATGTCGCTCTACAACTACGTCCCCCGCAAGGAGGACCTGTACGAGCTGATGATCGACGCGATCGGTGCCGAGCACGACATCCAGGAGCCCTCGGGTGACTGGCGTGCCGACATGATCCGCAACGCGCAGGAGACCCGGGCCATCATGCGCCGCCACACCTGGGTGCCCCGGCTGATGTCAGGGGTGTACGGCTTCAGCCCCAACACCCTGCGCTACCTGGAGCACTGCCTGGCCTGTCTCGAACCGCTCGACGTTCCGTACAGCGTGAAGATGGAGCTGGTCGCGTTGCTCAACGGCGTGGTGACGACGTACACCGCGAACGAGATCGCCACCGCCGAGCGCACCCGTGCCATGCCCTGGTCCGAGGAGGAGGAGAACGCGGTCCGCATCGCTTACCTCGGCAGCCAGGTCGCCACCGGCGCCTATCCGCGGCTGGCCGCGGCCTTCATGGCGGACAGCGGGCCGATCGATCTGGAGGCGGTGTTCGCGCGGGCGCTCGAACGGGTGCTGGACGCCTTCGACCCCGACCCGCGTTAAATCAGCGCGAGTTGTCCCTCCGGGCCCTCCTCAAGCCCGTCCAGCACCGACGCCGGCCTGCGCGCCGCCCCCGGCACCGGCAGGACTCCGGCCTCGTGGAGGTCGGTCGCGGTGATGGTGGAGGTCAACTCCTCTTGGAGCGGCCGGAGTTCCGCCAGCAGGGCCAGGACCGTGATCAGTTCCAGCAGCTCCGACGTCCACGCCTGCGGCCAGGTCGTCGGGCGGATCGCCGCCAGCGTGCCGGGCTCGGGCTCCGCGACCCGGGCTGTGAACCACTGCTCCAGAACCCTCGCGCCGGCCGTCTCGAAGTCCCAGGCCTCCGGCGGTACGGGGGAGATGCGGCCCTCGTCGAGGTGGAGGGCCTCCTCGTCGCGGTCGTAGTGCAGGGTCAGCGGGCGGGCCGGGAGCGGGGCTCGAACGTAGGGGCGACGGCCGCCGGGGAGCTTCGGGCGGTCGCCGTGGCGGAGCATCAGCCAGAGCATGCGGTGGCCCGACTCGACGCCTCGCGCCCAGAGTTCGGGGTCCTGCGGGAGCGGGACGGTGAGGTCGGGGCGGGCGGCGGCCAGGATCCAGGCGAGGACGTCCGCCGGTGCGGGGGAGTGGCCCAGCCGGGAGGCGAGGTGCGGCAGCAGGCCCGGGGCCAGGTTGGGTTCCGTGCCGCCGGGGCGGCGGTACAGCGGGCGGACGCGGCCCGGGCGGAGCAGCGGCAGCAGGGAGGTCGCCAGCAGCGGGGAGTCGGGGGTCTCCAGGACGAAGACCTGGCGCTCGTCCGCCACCCGCCACAGCTCGGGGCGGGCCACGTCGATCAGACGGTGGTCGGGGATCAGCCACTGCTCGTCGAACGGGGCGTGCAGGACCCGTACCGGCTCCGGACAGGGGCCCGAGGCGCGGATCAGTTTCTCCGTGCCGGTGGACCGGCCCGGTAGTTGGCCGACCGCCGAGTGCAGGGTGCGGGAGCGCGTCGGCTCCAGCAGGGTGTCCCGGTCCGGGCCCTCGGCCTTCACGAAGGCGTCCCAGCGGGCCTTCAGGGACGCCGCGTCGGGACTCGTCGGCCACCCCCGGCCGAGCCGCGGCGGTGCGACGGACCACGGCATGAGGTCCGCCAGCAGCGGAGCGTCGTCGTGCGTCACGCTGGGCATCGTACGACCTGGCTTCGACACATGGGTCAGGTGGCATCCAGGGTCACGGTGAAGGAGAAGCGGTCACCGCGGTAGTGGATGACCGCCGCGTCCAGGACCCGGCCCTGCGCGTCGTACGTCACGCCCGTGTAGTGCAGGATCGGGCTCAGCAGCGGGACTTGCAGCAACCGTGCCGTCTCCGGGTCGGCGAGGCGCGCCTCCACCGTGTCCGTGATGCGGCTGATGTCCGCCCCGACCACGTCCCGCAGCACCTTGGTCATCGGCCAGCGGACGAGGTCGTCCGGGTCGATGCGCGCGGCGAGTTCGGGGCGGACGTAGTTGCGGGCGTGGTTGGTCGGCTCGCCCGACTTCTCCTCACTGCGCAGACGGTGATACGTCGCCACCTCGTCGAGATCCGGGAAGAACTCGGCGACTTCGGCGGGCACGGGTGCCGTGCCGTGCTCCAGCAGTTCCGTGACCATGCCGGACTGCTGGGCCACGATCGCGTCCACCGAGCCGAGCAGCCGCACGGGGGCGCCCGGGAGGGCGTCCGGCTCGATGAAGGTGCCGCGTCTGCGGTGGCGCGTGATCAGGCCCTCGTCCTCCAGCTCCTTCAGCGCTTGGCGCATGGTCAGCACGCTCACGCCGTAGTGCTCCGCCAACTGCTCCTCGGTGGGCAGGCGCAGCGGGTCCTGCGGCCGGCGGCCCAGTATCGAGGCGCGCAGTGACTGCGACACCTGGTACCAGAGCGGCAGTTTGCGGTTCAGGACGATGGAGTCCGGGGCGAAGGAGGTCACGGGGCCATCCGTACCGGTCGGGGATCTTTACTGCAAGGGGCGGAAGTGCCGCTCCATGCCGTGCCAGACGTCGTCGTAGCGCTTCTGCAGGTGCTCGGCGCCGGCCGCGTGCGGGGTCAGGGTGACCGGCCAGCGCGTCTCGAACATGAACGCCAGACCGTCGTCGATCTTCTGCGGTTTCAGCTCGGCCGCGCTCGCCCGGTCGAAGGTCTCCCGGTCCGGGCCGTGCGCCGACATCATGTTGTGCAGCGACCCGCCCCCGGGTACGAAGCCCTCCGCCTTCGCGTCGTAGGCGCCCTCGATGAGGCCCATGTACTCGCTCATCACGTTCCGGTGGAAGTACGGCGGCCGGAAGGTGTCCTCGCCCACCAGCCAGCGCGGGGCGAACACGACGAAGTCGACACCCGCGAGGCCCGGTGTGTCCGACGGGGACGTCAGCACGGTGAAGATCGACGGGTCGGGGTGGTCGTAGGAGATGGTGCCGATCACATTGAAACGGCGCAGGTCATAGATGTACGGCACGTGGTTGCCGTGCCAGGCGACCACGTCGAGCGGGGAGTGGTCGTAGGTGGCCGTCCAGAGGTTGCCGCAGAACTTGTTCACCACCTCCACCGGGCCCTCGACATCCTCGTACGCAGCCACCGGCGCCTTGAAGTCCCGTGCGTTCGCGAGGCCGTTGGCGCCGATCGGGCCGAGGTCGGGGAGGTGGAAGGGGGCACCGTAGTTCTCGCACACATAACCGCGGGCGGAGTCATCCAGTAGCTCCACACGGAAGCGCACCCCACGCGGAATCAGCGCAACATGTCCCGGCTCCACATGCAGCAGCCCGAACTCCGTGCGCAGCAGCAGCCCGCCCTGCTCCGGCACGATCAGCAGCTCGCCGTCGGCGTCGCTGAAGACACGGTCCATCGAGGAGGTGGCGTGGTACAGGTGCACGGCCATGCCGGTGCGCTGGGTGGCGTCGCCGTTGCCGCCCAGGGTCCACAGGCCGGCCAGGAAGTCGGTTCCGGGAGCGGGCTCGGGCAGCGGGTTCCAGCGCAGCCGGTTCGGGTCCGGCTCGGACTGGGTGAAGGGCGCCGTCCGGATCGCGCCGTTGTCGGTGCGGGTGAACGCCGGGTGGGCGGCCGACGGGCGGATGCGGTACAGCCAGGAGCGGCGGTTGTGGGCCCGCGGCTCGGTGAACGCCGTACCGCTCAGCTGCTCCGCGTACAGCCCCAGCGGGGCGCGCTGGGGGGAGTTCCGGCCCTCGGGAAGGGCGCCGGGCACCGCCTCCGAGCTGTGCTCGTTGCCGAAACCGGAAAGGTAGGTGAGCCCTTCGGCGGTCTTCCGTACGTCCCCGCTCATGATCGCTCCCTCGAGATCTGATTCCTATGCTTCACCGTAGGATTGCGATTTCATCGGCGCAAGTGATCTGCCGGACCTCCTCTGCGGGACGACGAGAAACGGACGGGAACCCGACTCCAGGGGGATCCGGCTGTCGGACCGGTGTTCTAGTCTCCCGGGCATGTCGTGGACGCGGACCCTGCTCGCCGCGCTCGCGGTCTGTGTCCTGCTGCTGACCGGATCCGCGGGCTGCGGCTCCGGTGATGCGCGGCATCAGGGTGCGAACGCGGTCTCGCCCTCCCCGGTGGGCAAGGTCCTCGACGACACCGACGACACCGACGAGCAGGGGCGGCACTATCGCGCGGTGGACGAGGGCGACGCCCCCGAGGTCGGCATCGAGGTGCAGCCGGACCCGGACGGCGGCGACCGGGGCTGGGACGTACGGCTGACGGTCCGCAACTTCCGCTTCTCGCCCGCAGGTGCGCCGGCGCGGGCGGTCGCCGGGCGCGGGCTCGCGTACCTCTACGTGGACGACCGCCTGGTCGCCGGGCTGCGCAGCCCCGACCACCGTCTCCCGGCGGAACTCGTGCCACGCGGCACGCATCAGGTCGCCGTCCGGCTGTACGCGGACGACGGCACGGTGTGGGCCGTGGGCTGCGACCCCGTCGAGAGCACGGCCGACATCACGGCATCGGGGGCGGAGGCGACCGTGACGCCGGAGCCCACGTCGACAGCGTCCGCTGCGGCACTGAGCACGCCGGGTACCCGCTTCCGTACAGGGGGCCGAGGTTCACCGGACCGAGGCGGAAAGGCATCATGAAGACCGTGCCCCACCCAGACACGCTTCGCCGGGCGCCTGTGCAGCGGCGCAGCGCCGAACGGCTCACCAGGATCCTGGACGCCTGCGCCGACCTCCTCGACGAGGTCGGCTACGACGACCTGAGCACCCGGGCCGTCGCCCAGCGCGCCGGCGTGCCCATCGGCTCGGTCTACCGGTTCTTCGGCAACAAACGCCAGATGGCCGACGCCCTGGCGCAGCGCAA is a window from the Streptomyces sp. NBC_00299 genome containing:
- a CDS encoding ABC transporter permease — protein: MSTLAYDGGAMLGRQLRRIRNNPGLLVLTQTMPITMLLFFGYVFGSALAMPGEEYRSFLVPGLLVATAANGIMTGMFQAAQDTHRGVMDRFRTLPMSRAAVPLGQAAADLLVTAAGAVPFLLVGVAVGWRIEGSAPAAVGAVGLLLLFRFATTWVGIFLGLLTRNEEAAGQLGGATFILPLLSNAYIPTEGLPGWLRTLAEWNPISAVTMALRDLFGNAPVPDGAAWPVAHPVAGSLAWCAVLIAVFAPLAVRRYTRGKR
- a CDS encoding GntR family transcriptional regulator, giving the protein MTSFAPDSIVLNRKLPLWYQVSQSLRASILGRRPQDPLRLPTEEQLAEHYGVSVLTMRQALKELEDEGLITRHRRRGTFIEPDALPGAPVRLLGSVDAIVAQQSGMVTELLEHGTAPVPAEVAEFFPDLDEVATYHRLRSEEKSGEPTNHARNYVRPELAARIDPDDLVRWPMTKVLRDVVGADISRITDTVEARLADPETARLLQVPLLSPILHYTGVTYDAQGRVLDAAVIHYRGDRFSFTVTLDAT
- a CDS encoding ATP-binding cassette domain-containing protein, which codes for MTSTYAVLSEGLEKRFGEVHALRGLDLAVAQGTVCGLLGPNGAGKTTAIRLLTTLLRPDAGSARVAGHDLLRDPAAVRRSIGVTGQYASVDGDLTGRENLRLFARLHRVRGPAERAGELLDRFGLTEAADRQASTYSGWMRRRLDLAASLVRRPDVLFLDEPTTGLDPASRNRIWDAVRELTADGTTVLLTTQYLEEADQLADEIALMGRGRVAHTGSPAQFKAAIGAHVEVVVTDPDVMVKAAAVLDQLTGAEPSFDHERRAVGAVTRDATLTLPRLVRELDAAGVPLLDARIEPPTLDDVFLRLTQESPEAQESQEAREEERAA
- a CDS encoding sigma-70 family RNA polymerase sigma factor gives rise to the protein MEADELLVLVAGGDQKAFEELYGLVSGPVFGLVRRVVRDPAQSEEVAQEVLLELWRSAAKFDPGRGSALSWILTLAHRRAVDRVRSARAAGEREQREALRANHPAFDHVAEEVEAGLEREWVRRCLERLTALQRQSVTLAYYDGYTYREVAERLSLPLGTVKTRMRDGLTQLRKCLGGVA
- a CDS encoding anti-sigma factor, with translation MSFVDRLLRREDLHSLAAPYALDALEPGERYRFEKHLRNCAVCAAEVRALSEDAVRLAWSTAAAPPAAMRDRVLAAVRSTPQESAGQAVGREPAHARATQLPPHVWGNQPPPRTRATRTRPLLAPFATLTAAAALVVASLFAVQATRTQDELDAQRAHASEIANVLAAPDARATAGEDAEGRTIGVVASASAGSAIVTLSGYGDLPSGRVHQLWEMRPDVQPRSLGLFDGDTPLLASGLDKSATSLAVTVEPDGGSPQPTSRPVVQLALKSVGFGE
- a CDS encoding DUF4331 domain-containing protein is translated as MTPNSRSGAGRKGLATLVCGALAAGGLAAAGVTALEPGAASASSHREAPLISGTPQYDNTDVYAFVSPDKPDTTTIVANWIPFEEPAGGPNFFTFAEDAQYDIHIDNNGDAQGELLYRFTFKTHVKNKKTFLYNTGPVESLDDPDLNITQTYDVELLKLKDQHLVSKTKVANDVPVAPSNVGKASMPDYTKLRDQAVHKLAGDASSFAGQADDPFFLDLRVFDLLYGGNLSEVGNDTLKGYNVNSIALQVPTHMIAESADQPIVGIWSTTQRKNAQGHFEQVSRLGSPLVNEVVNPIKDKDKFNASSPWEDAQFLKNVTNPELPKLIEAIYKIPAPDEPRNDLVDVFLKGVKGLNQPPHVTPSEMLRLNTSIKPTAEPKRLGVLDGDNAGFPNGRRLTDDVIDASLQVVEGELLGAKNDLGDAVDKNDKDFEKAFPYVALPTEGSRGPLAKGTDGETDVRSQLGDALQPAGASGGTDDMTLIAGSAGAGALGILLIGAALMWWRRMRDRAY
- a CDS encoding type ISP restriction/modification enzyme — protein: MPSVTHDDAPLLADLMPWSVAPPRLGRGWPTSPDAASLKARWDAFVKAEGPDRDTLLEPTRSRTLHSAVGQLPGRSTGTEKLIRASGPCPEPVRVLHAPFDEQWLIPDHRLIDVARPELWRVADERQVFVLETPDSPLLATSLLPLLRPGRVRPLYRRPGGTEPNLAPGLLPHLASRLGHSPAPADVLAWILAAARPDLTVPLPQDPELWARGVESGHRMLWLMLRHGDRPKLPGGRRPYVRAPLPARPLTLHYDRDEEALHLDEGRISPVPPEAWDFETAGARVLEQWFTARVAEPEPGTLAAIRPTTWPQAWTSELLELITVLALLAELRPLQEELTSTITATDLHEAGVLPVPGAARRPASVLDGLEEGPEGQLALI
- the hmgA gene encoding homogentisate 1,2-dioxygenase — protein: MSGDVRKTAEGLTYLSGFGNEHSSEAVPGALPEGRNSPQRAPLGLYAEQLSGTAFTEPRAHNRRSWLYRIRPSAAHPAFTRTDNGAIRTAPFTQSEPDPNRLRWNPLPEPAPGTDFLAGLWTLGGNGDATQRTGMAVHLYHATSSMDRVFSDADGELLIVPEQGGLLLRTEFGLLHVEPGHVALIPRGVRFRVELLDDSARGYVCENYGAPFHLPDLGPIGANGLANARDFKAPVAAYEDVEGPVEVVNKFCGNLWTATYDHSPLDVVAWHGNHVPYIYDLRRFNVIGTISYDHPDPSIFTVLTSPSDTPGLAGVDFVVFAPRWLVGEDTFRPPYFHRNVMSEYMGLIEGAYDAKAEGFVPGGGSLHNMMSAHGPDRETFDRASAAELKPQKIDDGLAFMFETRWPVTLTPHAAGAEHLQKRYDDVWHGMERHFRPLQ
- a CDS encoding TetR/AcrR family transcriptional regulator, with amino-acid sequence MAGKAAEPQVIWARPERTGRGPRPAFTRADIAAAAVRIADTGGLDAVSMRHVAAELGCGTMSLYNYVPRKEDLYELMIDAIGAEHDIQEPSGDWRADMIRNAQETRAIMRRHTWVPRLMSGVYGFSPNTLRYLEHCLACLEPLDVPYSVKMELVALLNGVVTTYTANEIATAERTRAMPWSEEEENAVRIAYLGSQVATGAYPRLAAAFMADSGPIDLEAVFARALERVLDAFDPDPR